A segment of the Lolium perenne isolate Kyuss_39 chromosome 3, Kyuss_2.0, whole genome shotgun sequence genome:
TAGACGGTCCGGATTGTTTTAATGACGACCATCAAAgtacgttgagtgtcaaacgaccaactcccatttaatagtaaagattttcAGATTTACTACACATGCACAAGTTGATAAAAGAAAAAAATCAAAGTTTGCACAAAGAGAAAAGAGATCTAAACACATGGTTATAGGAGTGCCAGCCGGAGAAGCTTGAGGTGCAGTTGGAGGATCCTCCGGTATCGCAGTCGGCTCGGCGTCCATGTAGGCGTTCTTGTCGCCTTCCTCACCTTCGCCACCCTCAAGGAAGTCCAAGTCGGCCTCTTCAATGTTGCTGGCAGGGTCAACAACAAAGTCGCTGGTATTGATGTACTTGGTAGGCGCGCGCGAGTCGCTGCTTGATCACCTATGCATCCAGCGTCCCCTCCACGCCGGCCCGGCGGTTCTCCAGATGGTCCCAGGAACACCTCCTtgtaccatgaaagtaaaaaatgAGAGAGCCATGTCGATAACAGGAAACATGATAAATTCTAAAACTTTAAAATAAAAGGCTATGTGCATCACCCGGGTCATATCCCCCATTTTGAAAAAAGTGCTCGTGTGATCGCAGATTACAATGAACACATACACAAACTGATTTGTAAGCCAACACGTTTAGGTAAAACGCGAAAGGTCAAGGCACGTCTAGAAaacgaaaaatcaaggcacatcagaaagaaacacaaatcaagggATGAAAGGAATTGCTTCCAACAAAAGTTCAGTCGATCGACGCGCCTTGATCTCATATGCTTCATCCATTTAAAGATTCTCCTGGTTTACAGCGGAAGCTTTCCAGTCAATGTTCGACACCCTGAATGTCAAACCAGGGCAAATATTTTGACCCCCGCCGCCGAGGATAAACCTGAAGTCTGTGCTAACATAGTCCATCATATCACTCTCGAACCTCTTGGCCCTACCATTACATGCAAAATTCAAAATTCGTGATTTGATATTCACACTACTACTATTGTACGAAAAATTCAAAATTCATCATTAGTTGCGAAGTCCAATACGGTACAAAAGTTCGTTGCCACCAAAATATAAAATGTTTGAAGTGTCCAGCTAAAGATATTAACGGAAGATTCACATATATAGCCCGAACCCCGAGCCATGCGGAATCAGGGCTATGTCACGGCTCAAAGTAACAAGCAAGTTCGATGAACGTCAATGGGATGAGTAGCACTACTGCACTAGGCGGTGCTTGGGCAGGAGTTCCAGCTGAGGTGGGGTCAAGGAAAGTGGCATGATGGACGTTGGGATCCGTCCTTTCAAGGCTAACCGTAGGATTTCCCTTGACAACGTGTACAACCAATCTGCTATTGAGCTTTTTTTTAGGTAGTCTGCTATTGAGCTTGATAGTGTGTCTTCTCAATTACTTTGAGTGGATGATGCTAACAGCATCTCTAGCGGATAATTTTTTTCACGAAAACGCAAAAGCCTtacgtttcgatgcattgatagaaaagaAGAGTTTATGTACAAGTCCAAGCACGGATCCAACACGCCGTACAACTCGacccaagaaaaaggaaaactaATCTAAGGGAGTAGCTGACGCACACCCCGGGCTCCCGCGTCCGCCCATTGCCGCGCGTCGGCCACTACGTCGTTGAACAAGGATGTCACCGAAGGTCGCAGGTTGTCAAAGACCACCGCGTTCCGATGCTTCCAGATCCACCATGCCGTGAGCATGATAACCGACGAAGTGCCCTTGCGCAGCTGGCGAGGGGCGGTCCGCACCGCCTGCGACCACCATTCCGCGAAGTCACCCTCAACCGTGGGAGGGCCTGAGGTGGATCGGATCCACGACAGGACCTCGAACCAAACCGTTCTGGAGAAGGAGCACCCTGTGAGCAGGTGGCTCATGGTCTCGACAGATTGGTCGCATAGTGGGCATCTAGGCGCGTGCGGGAGCCCACGCCGTGCGAGTCTCTCCCCCGTCCAACATCTGTCGAGGCAGGCCAGCCAAATAAAGAACTTCACCCTAGGCGGCGCCCAAGATTTCCAGTTAAGCTTCTAGGAACCTGAGATGACCGCCCCCTGGAAGAGGGTATCATAGCAGGAGCCAGCCGAGTACTGGTCATCTGTCTTCCAACGCCACACCAGCCTGTCCGGGTCCGCCGATAGTTGGATGTCTCTAAGTCTACCCCACAGCTGTACGTACTGCCACAGTGCCAGCGCGCTCGGTGCACCAGCTATGTCGGAGAACCAGGTACGTTCAACCAACGCCTCACGGACCGTTCGAGCCTTCCGCCGACGTTTCGGCACTAAGGCGTACACCTCCGGCGCCATCTCCTTGATGGACCTGCCGTCCATCCACCTGTCCTCCCAGAAGAGGGCAGATTCCCCGTCGCCGACCACCATGGAGGTGGAGGCCGCGAAGACATCAAGCTCCGTCTTCGAGAAGTGCATGTCCAACCCGCGCTAGGGTCGCAGGGGATCAGTGCGCATCCGCCAAATCCATCTCACCCTGAGGCTGATGGCAGTACGCGCAAGGTCTGGGATTCCCAAGCCCCCCAGCCGCAGCGGCCTACACACCCGCGCCCAGTTGACGTGGCAGTgccctgatgcgtgtagttgacacgtccgttgggaaccccaagaggaaggtgtgatgcgcacagtagcaagtttccctcagtaagaaaccaaggtttaatcgaaccagtaggagtcaagaagcacgttgaaggttgatggcggaggagtgtagtgcggcgcaacaccagggattccggcgccaacgtggaacctgcacaacacaatcacagaactttgccccaacgtaacagcgaggttgtcaatctcaccggcttgctgtaaacaaaggattagatgtatagtgtggatgatgatggttgtttgcgaagaacagtaaagaacaattgcagcagatttgtatttcagatgtaaagaataggaccggggtccacagatcactagcggtgtctctcccatcagATAGcagatattgggtgaacaaattacagttgggaaattgacaaataaagaaggcaaaacaatgcacatacatatatcatgatgagtactatgagatttaatcagggcattacgacaaagtacatagaccgctatccagcatgcatctatgcctaaaaagtccaccttcaggttatcatccgaaccccctccagtattaagttgtaaacaacagacaattgcattaagtatggtgcgtaatgtaatcaacacaaatatccttagacaaagcatcgatgttttatccctagtggcaacagcacatccataaccttagaactttctgtcactgtcccagatttaatggaggcatgaacccactatcgagcataaatactccctcttggagtcacaagtatcaacttggccagagcctctactagcaacggagagcatgcaagaacataaataacatatatgatagattgataatcaacttgacatagtattctatattcatcggatcccaacaaacacaacatgaaggattacaaatagatgatcttgatcatgataggcagctcacaagatctaacatgatagcacaatggggagaagacgaccatctagctactgctatggacccatggtccaggggtggactactcacacatcgatccggaggcaatcatggcgatgaagagacctccgggagatgattcccctctccggcagggtgccggaggcgatctcctgaatcccccgagatggcattggcggcggcggcgtctctggaaggttttccgtatcgtggctctcggtactgggggtttcgcgacggaggctttaagtaggcggaagggcaggtcagggggccacacgagggccccacacgccagggccgcgcgggccccttgctggccgcgccgccctgttgtggcggcgcctcgtggccccacttcgtctctccctcggacttctggaagcttcgtgcaaaaataggaccctgggcgttgatttcgtcgaattccgggaatatttccttactaggatttctgaaaccaaaaacagcagaaaacagcaactggctcttcggcatctcgtcaatagattagtgccggaaaatgcataaatatgaaatataatgtgtataaaatatgtgagtatcatcataaaagtagcatggaacataagaaattatagatacgtttgggacgtatcaagcatccccaagcttagttcctactcgccctcgagtaggtaaacgataacaaagataatttctgaagtgacatgctatcataatcttgatcatactattgtaaagcatatgagataaatgcagcgattcgaagcaatgatgaagataacgagtaaactaatgaatcatatagcaaagatttttcatgaataatactttcaagacaagcatcaataagacttgcataagagttactcataaagcaataaatttaaagtaaaggcattgaagcaacacaaaggaagataaagtttcagcggttgctttcaacttcaacatatatatctcatggataattgtcaacacaaagtaatataacaagtgcaataagtaaacatgtaagaatcaatgcacacaattgatacaagtatttgcttctaagatagaaagaataggcaaactgactcaacaataaagtagaagataggcccttcacagagggaagcattgattactatatttgtgctagagcttttcattttgaaaataagaaacaatttttgtcaacggtagtaataaagcatatgtgttatgtataagatatcctataagttgcaagcctcatgcatagtatactaatagtgctcgcaccttgtcctaattagcttgggttaacacggattatcattgcatagcatatgtttcaaccaagtgtcacaaaggggtacctctatgccgcctgtacaaaggtctaaggagaaagctcgcattggatttctcgcttttgattattctcaacttagacatccataccgggacaacatagacaacagataatggactcctctttaatgcataagcattcaacaacaattaatattctcataagagattgaggattagctgtccacactgaaacttccaccatgaatcatggctttagttagcggcccaatgttcttctctaacagtatgcatactcaaaccatttgattgtgaaaaccgcccttacttcagacaagacgaacatgcatagcaactcacatgatattcaacaaaggtaaaagagttgatggcgtccccagaaaacatggttaccgctcaacaagcaacttactaagaaataagacacataagtacatattcttcaccacgatagtttttaagctatttgtcccatgagctatatattgcaaaggcaaataatagaaattttaaaggtagcactcaagtaatgtactttggaatggcggagaaataccatgtggtgggtaggtatggtggacacaaatggcatggttattggctcaaggatttggatgcacgagaagaattcctctcaatacaaggctaggctagcaaggttgtttgaagcaaactcaagtataaaaggtgcagcaaagctcacatatgaacatattgtacctattataagactttacattgtctccttgttgttcaaacacctcaaccagaaaatatctagactctagagatcaatcatgcaaaccaaattttaacaagctctatgtagttattcattaatgagtacaaggtacatgatgcaagagcttaaacaagatctatataagcacaacaattgccaagtttcacattattcaagacattaaaccatttaccacatgcggcattttccgtttccaaccatataacaatgaatgaagtagttcaaatttcgcaatgaacattaaagatgaagctaagaacacatgtgttcatacgaaacagcggagcgtgtctctctcccaaacaaagaatgctaggatccgattttattcaagcgaaaacaaaaataaaaacaaacagatgctccaagtaaagcacataagatgtgacggaataaaaatatagtttcactagaggaacctgataagttgtcgatgaagaagggatgccttgggcatccccaagcttagacgcttgagtcttcttaaaatatgcagggatgaaccacgggggcatccccaagctttgacttttcactcttcttgatcatattgtatcatccccctctattgacccttgaaaacttcctccacaccaaactcgaaacaaactcattagagggtcagtgcataattcatatattcagaggtgacataatcattcctaacacttctggacattgcacaaagatactgaaagttaatggaacaaagaaatccatctaacatagcaaaacaggcaatgcgaaataaaaggcagaatctgtcaaaacagaacagttcgtaaagacaaattttaaagtggcaccagacttgctcagatgaaaatgcccaaattgaatgaaagttgcgtacatatctaaggatcacacacgtaaattggcagatttttctgagctacctacagagaggcaggtcgaaattcgtgacagcaagaaatctgttcctgcgcagcaatccaaatctagtattggctttactatcaaagactttacttggcacaacaatgcaataaaataaagataaggagaggttgctacagtagtaaacaacgtccaagactcaaatataaaataaagtgcagaactaaaataatgggttgcctcccataagcgcttttctttaacgcctttcagctaggcgcagaaagtgtgtatcaagtaacatcaagagacgaagcatcaacatcataatttgttctaataatagaatcataaggtaacttcattctctttctagggaagtgttccatacctttcttgagaggaaattgatatttaatattaccttccttcatatcaatggtagcaccaacagttcgaagaaaaggtcttcccaatataatgggacaagatgcattgcattcaatatccaagacaacaaaatcaacggggacaaggttattgttaaccataatacgaacattatcaatcctccccaaaggtttctttatagcattatcaacaagattaacatccaaataacaatttttcaatggtggcaagtcaagcatatcataaattttcttaggcataacagaaatacttgcaccaagatcacataaggcattacaatcaaaatcattgaccctcatcttaatgacaggctcccaaccatcttctaactttctaggaatagaagtttcaagttttagtttctcctctctagcttttatgagagcatttgtaatatgttttgtaaaggccaaatttgtagcactagcattgggacttttagcaagcttttgcaagaactttataacttcggagatgtgacaatcatcaaagtctaaaccattatgatctatggcaatgggatcattgtccccaatattttgaaaaatttcagcagttttatcaatttcagcagtttcaggcaattttgcacgctttgcactaggagtagtaacattgccaacaccaattattttaccattggtagtaggaggtgtagcaacatgtgaatcattaacattactagtggtggtaatagtccaaactttagctacattattctctttagcaagtttttcattttcttctctttcccacctaacatgcaattcagccatcaatctaatattctcattaattcgaacttggatggcatttgctgtagtaacaatcttattatcaatat
Coding sequences within it:
- the LOC139838289 gene encoding uncharacterized protein, whose translation is MHFSKTELDVFAASTSMVVGDGESALFWEDRWMDGRSIKEMAPEVYALVPKRRRKARTVREALVERTWFSDIAGAPSALALWQYVQLWGRLRDIQLSADPDRLVWRWKTDDQYSAGSCYDTLFQGAVISGS